The Enterococcus sp. 7F3_DIV0205 genome has a window encoding:
- a CDS encoding NCS2 family permease: protein MFHWKKLKKDDIKREILAGTTSFFAISYIIMVNTVILAEAGMPKELTIFGTIFISIIGSILMGLIADAPIVLTTGMGVNSFFTYTLVLSLGLTWQQALAVSFCAGVVYLLVAFTKLSKLFAEVVPETLKTGITVGIGFFLVLIGLEKGHLILRGEHTFLQLASLNNSLTLLTLFSLILTVVLFIKGIQGSFFIGIVVVTLIANVFGMVTPTEHFSLSGLGNYSQVFLQLDFSTFFSKSFLLGVFALSMILIFESMGLLKGLMPEADEKKYLRAYRVTGFITLLSGIFGTSPTVAAAESATGIEEGGKTGLTSITSGICFFLALLALPFLSYIPDSALAPAIIITGFLMIQQIKTLHFDDFSDYFPAMLMIVLIPFTMNISDGMAFGFVAYPLTKLVAGKKSELSLPMWLISGLFLIYLIVNVLI, encoded by the coding sequence ATGTTTCATTGGAAAAAACTTAAAAAAGACGATATAAAACGAGAAATACTAGCAGGGACTACTTCATTTTTTGCCATATCTTATATTATTATGGTGAATACAGTGATTTTAGCTGAGGCTGGGATGCCAAAAGAATTAACGATTTTTGGGACGATATTTATTTCTATTATTGGATCGATTTTGATGGGGTTAATAGCGGATGCGCCTATTGTCTTGACGACAGGAATGGGGGTCAATTCATTTTTTACTTATACATTAGTTCTTTCTTTAGGATTGACTTGGCAGCAAGCGCTAGCTGTTAGTTTTTGTGCAGGTGTAGTCTATTTACTGGTTGCTTTTACAAAGTTAAGTAAACTATTTGCAGAAGTTGTGCCAGAGACGTTAAAAACAGGGATTACCGTTGGAATCGGATTTTTCCTTGTGTTGATTGGTTTAGAAAAAGGTCACTTGATCTTAAGAGGAGAACATACCTTCTTACAACTCGCATCTTTAAACAATAGCTTGACCTTGTTAACACTTTTCTCACTGATTCTAACAGTTGTTTTATTTATAAAAGGAATTCAAGGTAGTTTTTTCATTGGTATTGTTGTGGTCACATTAATTGCAAATGTTTTTGGCATGGTTACACCAACGGAACATTTTTCTTTAAGTGGCTTAGGCAATTATTCTCAAGTTTTCTTACAATTAGATTTCAGTACCTTTTTTTCTAAAAGCTTTTTGCTAGGAGTCTTTGCTTTATCTATGATTTTGATTTTTGAATCAATGGGCTTACTTAAGGGCTTAATGCCAGAAGCAGATGAAAAAAAATATTTACGGGCGTATCGTGTAACTGGTTTTATCACATTACTATCTGGTATTTTTGGTACAAGCCCAACTGTGGCTGCAGCTGAAAGTGCGACAGGAATTGAAGAAGGCGGGAAAACTGGGCTTACTTCAATTACAAGCGGGATCTGTTTTTTCTTAGCTTTGTTAGCATTGCCGTTTCTATCTTATATCCCAGATTCAGCACTAGCACCAGCGATTATAATAACAGGTTTCCTAATGATTCAACAAATCAAAACGTTGCATTTTGATGATTTCAGTGACTACTTTCCTGCGATGTTAATGATCGTTTTGATTCCATTTACGATGAATATTTCGGATGGAATGGCCTTTGGGTTTGTTGCGTATCCATTGACTAAGTTGGTTGCGGGAAAAAAATCAGAACTATCGTTACCTATGTGGCTGATTTCAGGACTGTTCTTGATATATTTGATCGTCAATGTACTGATTTAA